The sequence below is a genomic window from Gammaproteobacteria bacterium.
CGCGAATCAGGTTTGCCACCGCCGGGGTATTGATCAGTACCTCGACGGCCGCTGCGCGTCCCTGCCCGTCCGCCTTGCGTACCAGTTGCTGGGAGACGATGCCCCGCAGCGAGGTGGACAGCATGGCGCGCACCTGGGACTGCTTGTTGGCCGGGAAGGTGTTGATGATGCGGTCGACGGTGGTGGGCGCACGGTTGGTGTGCAGCGTGCCCATGACCAGGATGCCCGTTTCCGCTGCGGTAACCGCCAGGCTGATGGTGTCCAGGTCACGCATTTCACCCACCAGAATGACGTCCGGATCCTCACGCAGCGCGGAGCGCAAGGCGTTGGCAAAGCTTTTGGTATGCAGCCCGAGCTGGCGTTGGGAGATCAGGCAGCGCTTGCGCGGGTGCACGAATTCGATCGGGTCCTCGATGGTGATGATGTGGCCGCTGCGGTTTTCGTTGATCTCGTTCACCATTGCGGCCAGCGTCGTCGACTTGCCCGAACCGGTCTTGCCGGTAACCAGAACCATGCCCTGTTTGTGGGTGCACAGAGAGGTCAGCACCGGTGGCAGATTGAGTTCGCTCAGCGTGCTGCTGCGGGTGGGAATGGCGCGAAACACGGCGCCGAGCCCGTTGATCTGCCGAAAGGCGTTGACACGGAAACGGGAGACGTTTTCGATCTCGTAGGCGAAGTCCGCCCCGTCTTCGCGCTCGAAAATGGCGCGGGAGTGAGGTGGAATGATCTCATTCAGGAACTCCGTCACCTTGTCGTTGGAAAGCGGCGTATCGTCGATAACGGTGAGCTCACCATAAATACGTGCGCGCAGTGGATCGCCGGCGATCACGTGCAGGTCGGATCCGCGACGTTCGATCAGGCTCGTCAGTATGTTGTCGATTTCTTTCATGGAGCGATTCGTGGAGTGGAGTGAGCGCGATGAGCAAACCTCATTTGCTGCTCCCTGCTAGGCTGACCTGCGGCAAAAGATTGGTATCGGTGACGTAACGCTGGAACTGTTTCTTGTCGGTGGCGAAGTGGTAGGCCGCATCCGGATCGATTTCCTTGTTCTCGATGGCTTCGAGCAGGGCCTGATCCATGAGCTGCATGCCCTGTTCGCGGCCGGTCTGCAACTGCGAAGGGATCTGATGGGTCTTGTCCGTCATGATCATCTTGGAAATGGCGCGGGTCATGACCATGACCTCGACGATCGCCTTGCGGGCGCGGCCGTCGGGGGTCTTGACCAGCACCTGGGTGATCACCCCATGCAGGTTCTGGGAGAGGAAGGTCTTGCCCTGCTCGCGCTCTTCCGGCGGCAGGGAGTCGATGATGCGGTCCAGTGACTTGGTCGCGCTCGTGGTGTGCATGGTGCCGAGAACCAGATGGCCGGTTTCGGCGGCGACCATGGCCATGCGGATGGAATCCGAGTCGCGCATCTCACCCACCAGGATAACGTCCGGATCCTCGCGCATCGCGGAACGGATCCCGTTGGCGAAGGTGTCGACGTGGGTACCGACCTCGCGCTGGATGACCTGTGACTTTTTGCTCTTGTGCACGAACTCGATCGGGTCTTCGAGGCTGATGATGTTCAGCGAGCGCGAATCATTGAGGTGGTCGATGATTGAAGCGAGGGTGGTGGACTTACCGGTACCGGTGGAGCCGGTCACCAGCACCATGCCCTGGTGATGGTCGGCGAGTCGTGTGACGACAGGCGGCAGTCCGAGTTCGTTGAGCGGTTTGATATGCGAGGGAATGTGCCGGAAGGTTGCGCCGATCCCGCCCAGCTTGCGAAACACGTTGGTGCGGAATCGGCCGATGTCGTTGGCGATGTAGGAGAAATCCAGGTCTTCGCCTTCCTTCAGGCGCGCCTTCTGTGCGGGAGTGAGTATCTCCTGGACGTACATTTCCAGTTCGCGTTCCCCGAGGTCACGGAATTTGATCGGCAGGATATCGCCGTTCATGCGCAGCATGGGCGGGACGCCGACGGCAAGATGCAGGTCGGAACAACCCTGCTCCCTGCCCAGTTTTAAGAATGCATCGATTCTCGCCATATGACCTCAGTGCAGAAGCGTGGACAGGGTTTGCGACACCTGCTCCATGTTTTGATAGCGTTTGGTCTTGTCGACCGCCATCATCTTGGCGACCACCGCACTCAATGTACGGCTGACCTCGGGGTTGACCTCGTGCAGTGGTTGCGCCTTGCCCTGAACGTGCTGGTACATCAGGGACATGTTGTCCTCGCCGTCATAGGGTGAATGGCCGGACAACATTTCGTAAAGAATACACCCCAGGCTGTAAATGTCACTCTGGGCGTCGACGGGCTTGCCGAGCACCTGTTCGGGTGCCATGTAGCGCGGCGTACCGACCACGATACCGGTCTTGGTGAGACGCGTGTCGCCGACGTCGTGTGCGGCGGCGATGCCGAAATCCACCACCTTCACTTCTTCCTTGTCGTTGATCAGCACGTTGTTGGGTTTAAGGTCGCGATGGATCACGCCCTGCGCATGCGCGGCTGACATGCCGTCGGCGATGTCCTTGGCGATCTTGAGGGCGCGCTCGATCGGCAGGGGTTTTTTCTCCGCCATTTCCTGACCCAGTGCATGCGACGGGAAGTACTCCATCGACAGGGCGAACAGGCCCGCGGCGGTGGTGAAGTCGTGGATGCGGATGACGTTGGGATGGGTGATGCGGCGTGCGAAACGCAGCTCGCGGGTAAAGCGTTTGATCATGTCCTGATCGGCCGCCATGGCGGGGTGCAGAATCTTGAGCACCAATTGCTCACGGACCATGGTGTCCTCAACCAGCAATACGGTGCCGAACGCCCCTTTACCGACCTGTTGGATGTAGCGGTAGCGGTTGTCGATCAGGTCGCCTTCGCGCAGGCGGCTCACGTCGAGCAGTTTGTTGTCCGGGGTTTCCTCGCTGGCCTTGCGATAGGTGCTGACGAGGCCGGCATCCGGTTGAAGTTTGGGCTGCGCCTCTGCGCTTCCCAACGGGCGATCCTGGAATTCGGTCTTGTTGAAGTGTTTCTCGAGGTCGCGAATGACCTGGTCGGCGGCGTCCTGAACCTCTTCTTCGGCCTTGCGGGTATGCTTGCTCAGGGCGGTGATCACCTTTTCCATGTTGCGCGAGTCGGTGATCTCCTTGAGGGTGTAGACCGCCTCGATCTGGATATTGGGTACCGGCTGTTTGAGCTGGTCGATCACCGCCGGGATGATCTTTTCGTCGCCCAGCGTGGCCAGGGCGCGCAGCACGACCGGCGCGGCTTCCTGGTCCTTTTTCAGCATCTGCACCAGGGACGGCACCGCGGCCTTGTTGCCGATGGCGGCCAGGGCGTCCACGGCGCGTTCGCGCACCCACCAGTCCTCGTCGTCCAGGGCGCGCAGCAGATAGGAAAGCGAGCGTTCGTCGCGGGTGGCGTTGAGAATCTCGATGGCGGAACGGCGGATGTATTCGTCCTTGTCGCGGATCAGCTCGACCACGGCCTCGACCACGCGTTTGCCACCGATCTTGGCGAGCGCGTCGGCCGCGCGCGCCCGCACCCACCAGTCGGCATCGCGGGCGGATTCCAGCAGGTCCTTGACGTCGCGGGCGCTGCCTATTTCATTGAGCACTTCCACCGCGCCGCGGCGGACGTATTCGGATTCGTCCTTGAGCAACGGGACGAGGTACTTGATGGTCTGCGGGTCGCGTAGCTTGATCATCGCGTCGACCGCCTTGTTCTGGACGTTGATGTCCGCGTCGCGCATCAGCTTGGCCAGCTGACTCACGTCCATGGTCAGGTCCATGCCGGAGAGGGTGTCGAGCGCCGCCTGTTTGACCAGCGGGTTTTTGTCCGACAGCAATCCCTGCAGCGCGGTGCGGACCTGCGGTGTATTGAAGCGGGCCAGCAGGCGCACGATGTTGACGCGAATGCTCTGGTCGGTTCCCGACAACCGGTTCAGCAGTTCGGGGATCATCGATTCGTCCACGATCTCACTGATGAGGTTGAACAGGGCCTTGCGGTCGTTGGCCTCGAGGGTATAGGCCTGTTTGAGGAGGTTGTTCTTGTCGAGCGTCTTGCCGCTGGCCGACAGCGCCTTGATCAGCCCGGATTTGCTGACGCTGGATTCGGAGAACAGGGGGACCAGCTCATTGGGGTTATACGCGGACGGCCGTCGCTGCAGGACCTCGACGATCCGGTTCACCACGGTCGGGTTGGGGTTGGCCAGCCCGGTGGCGATGGGGTGCACCGTCTTGTGGTCGAGCATGCGGGCCAGCAGTGCGATGATCTGTTCCGCCTCCTCCCCGCTGGCCTGGGCCAGGGCGTCAATGAGCCTTGGCACGGAGCTTTCGGCCCAGCGCCGCAGCTTATCGACGTCTTGATTGCCAACAGACTGGAGCTGGCCGGGGGCCAGCAGCTTACCCAGCAAGCGGTCAACCTGAATGTTTCGTATCAGGCTCACGGCGCCCCCGGGTTTTAATCTCCGCTAGACGGTTCGTCGAGCGGGGTGATTCTGACGATATAGCTCTTGTGTATCAGCACGACCTGATTATTAGCGGTATAGAGCCGCAGAAAACGATGATCGAGAATATTGATGTAGTCATAGAGGCGTTGATGATTCGGCGGCAGAAATTCGCGAATCTCACCCTTGATCAGGCTGCCGTCCATCAACTGCGCCCGGCAACTGATCACGGTCATCCCCGGGGATTCCGGCGGCGGTTCCTCTTCGAATTCGGCACGCACGATGGAGTTTTTGTTGTAAAAACGGAATTCGTCCTCCGCCGTGACATGCATGACCAAAAATGGTGCATCGTTGTTGAGCACCTCGATGGGGTCTTCCGCACCCTCGTGGTAGTCGCTGCGTTCCTGCAGGAATATATGGCCGACGACCGCCCCTTCGGGGTGAATCCATAGCCGCACGGGCTTGCGCAGCTTAGGTATTTTTAGTGCGCTATCTTCCATAAAAGATCATCGTCTTTGAGGTGATTGGTGGTCGTGTGACAGCCCTCGGGAACACGCTGCGCCCCCGATTAAGTCATTTAAACAATGCCTTGAATTTATTGCAATAAAAAAGAATACCGCGAAAATCACGGCATCGGGGGGATTTTCTAAAGATAGTGTCGCCAAATGGGCGGGCGGCCGTCGCGGCAACCGTGATCGCGATTGCGATAGTAATTGGCGAACACCTTGCGCGCGCAATTGCGCTGGCAGGGCTGATTGTCGATACCCAGGTTCCCGCGTTCGATCTCTTCGGTATAGTCGCAGAGTGCCCGCTTGAGTTTGTAGAGCAGATTGTTGTTGATGTGGAAACCGATTTCGATCAACGCGTCTTCGATCTCGCGCAGGGTGAGTCGGGTCAGATCGTAGGAAATGGCGATGCGCTCCGCATCCAGGAGATGGGTCTGCAGCACGCCGTCCACGTCGCTGAGCAACAGCAGCGCCGATTGCGCCTGATTCGGGTCGGGGTGCGGTCCCCGGAACCCGATTTCACGATGCTTGATGAATTTATCCTCATCCCCCATACGGTCAATCGTAGTCGGAGACGGGGAGAAATCAACTCTCCGGGCGATGCGGCGGAGTGGCCTCGACCGGGGTCGTAACGCCCGCGTTCACGAGGCCTGGCCCAGGGTGACGCGTCCCCGGTCTTCCAGATCGGTCAGCGTGTCTACGTGCCGGTAGCCCCGGGAGGTCAGCAGGGCACGCACCGCGCCGCCCTGGTCCTGTCCATGTTCCAGCAACAGCCAGCCCCCGGGCTTGAGGCAGGTGGCGGCCTGCCCGGCAATGCAGGTCAGGTCATCCAGTCCCTCGGGGCCGCTGATCAGTGCGTCACGCGGCTCGTAGCGTAGGTCTCCCTGTTCCAGATGCGGGTCGTGGGCGGCGATGTAGGGTGGATTGGCCACGATCAGATCCAGGCTGTGCGCCGCGACCGGGGCCAGCCACGCCGTCTGGATGAACAGGACATTGCGTATCTCGAGGCGACGGGCGTTGGTGCAGGCCTGGCGGATGGCACCCGCGCTGCGGTCGATCGCGATGAGCAGGCCGGTCGGCCGTTCGTGGGCCAGTGCCAGCGCGACGGCGCCGGAACCGGTGCCCAGGTCGGCGATTTTCAGGGGCGAGCCGGCGGGCAGGTGCGCCAGGGCCGCTTCCACCAACAGTTCGGTATCGGGGCGGGGGATGAGCACGTCGGGGGAAACGGCGAGGTCCAGGGACCAGAATTCCCGTTGGCCGGTCAGGTAGGCCACCGGCTCCCCGGCCGCCCGGCGCGCGAGCAGGGATTCGAAGTCAGCCAACTGTTCGGCGTCGGGGCGGAACTCGGGCCAGGCGATCAACCAGCTGCGGGGATGCAGCAGGGCGTGCGCGAGCAGCACCTCGGCGTCCAGGCGCGGGCTGGGGCTGGTGGCGAGCCGCGCCGTCGCCGCCTTGAGCAGTTCGGACACGGTGGGGCTGTCGTCGGACATGCGGTCGGCGGCCGGTTCATTCGCCGAGTTCGGCGAGCAGGTCGGCCTGATATTCCTGGATCAGCGGATCGATGACGGGGTCGAGATCACCGGCCATCACCTCGTCGAGTTTGTACAGGGTGAGATTGATGCGGTGGTCGGTGACCCGGCCCTGCGGGAAGTTGTAGGTGCGGATGCGTTCCGAGCGGTCGCCGCTGCCGACCAGGTCCTTGCGGGTGGAGGCCTGGGCCTGGCGCTGCTGCGCGCGTTCCTGTTCCAGCAGGCGCGAGGCCAGCAGGCTCATGGCGCGCGCGCGGTTCTTGTGCTGCGAGCGCTCGTCCTGGCATTCCACCACGATGCCGGAGGGCAGGTGGGTGAGGCGCACGGCAGAGTCGGTGCGGTTGACGTGCTGGCCGCCGGCGCCGGAGGCACGGTAGGTGTCGACGCGCAGGTCGGCCGGGTTGATGTCCACCGATTCGATTTCCTCCACCTCGGGCAGCACCGCCACCGTGGCGGCCGAGGTGTGGATGCGTCCCTGGGATTCGGTCTCCGGCACGCGCTGCACGCGGTGCGCGCCGGACTCGAACTTGAGACGCGAGTAGGCGCCCTGGCCCTTGATGCGCACGACGATCTCCTTGTAGCCGCCGTGTTCACCCTCGTGTTCGCTCAGCACCTCGGTCTGCCAGCCGAGCCGTTCGGCATAGCGGGCATACATGCGGTAGAGATCGCCGGCGAACAGAGCGGCCTCGTCGCCGCCGGTGCCGGCACGGATCTCCAGAAAGACGTTGCCCTCGTCGTGCGGATCCCTGGGGATCAGCAGCAGTTGCAGCGTGTGCTCCTGGGTTTCCAGCCGGCTGTTGGCCTCTTCCAGTTCCTCGCGGGCGAGTTCGCGCAGTTCGGCTTCGCTTTCGCCCAGCATCTCGCGGGCATGGGCGATCGCCTCGACGGTCTGCTGATATTGCCGGTAGCCGGTGACCACCGGCTCCAGCTGGCTGTATTCCTTGGACAGGGCGCGAAAGCGGTCGCTGTCGCCGATCACGTCCGGGTCGGCGAGCAGGGCGGCAATCTCGGCATGCCGCTCGCACAGGGCGGCAAGCTTTTGTTCCAGCGAGGCCTTCATCAGGGTTTGTCGGCGTCGTCGGGGCCGTCGGAGATGCCCAGCAGCACCTGGGCGGCGTCGAGCAGTTCGTCGCGTCCTTCCCGGGCCGCCATGTTCAGGGCCTGGGTGGGATTGTGCAGCAGCTTGTTGGTGAGGGTATGGGCCAGATATTCCAGCGCGGCCTGCGGGTCCTTGTGCTGGGCCAGCATGCGTTGCGCCTTCTCCAGCACCTCGTTCTGTACGGCGTGGGCGTGTTCGCGGTAGTCGCGAATGGTGTGTACGGCGTCCTGCACGCGCAGCCAGCCCATGAATTCCTCGACCTGGATGTCGATGATCTCTTCGGCCTGGTGGGCGGCCTCCTGGCGCGAGCGCTGGTTGCTCTCGATGACGCTTTCCAGGTCGTCCACCGAGTACAGGTAGACGTCCTGCAGTTCGTTGACCTCGGGTTCGATGTCGCGCGGTACCGCGATGTCGACCATCAGCATGGGGCGGTGCTTGCGGATCTTGAGCGCGCGCTCCACCGCACCCTTGCCCAGCACGGGCAGCGGCGAAGCGGTGGAGGAGATCACGATATCCGCCTCGGGCAGGCGTTCGGCAATGTCGGTGAGGGCGATGCCCTCGCCCTCCAGGCCTTCGGCCAGGACCTGGGCGCGTTCGATACTGCGGTTGGCGATGATCAGCCGGCCGATGCCCTGGCCGTGCAGGTGGCGGGCCGCCAGTTCGATGGTCTCGCCCGCGCCGATCATCAGGGCGGTTTGTTCGCGCAGGTCCGCGAAGATCTGTTTGGCCAGGTTCACCGCGGCGAAGGCCACGGATACCGGGCTGGCGCCGATGGCGGTTTCGGTGCGTACCTGTTTGGCGGCGGCGAAGGCGTGCTGGAACAATCGCCCCAGTTGCCGGCCCAGGGTGCCGGCGTGGTGCGCGCTGCGATAGGCATCCTTGAGCTGGCCCAGGATCTGCGGCTCGCCGAGCACCATCGAGTCCAGGCCGCTGGCCACCCGCAGGGTGTGACGCACCGCCTCCTGGTCGAGATGCCGGTACATGTAGGGCAGGAAGTCGGCCATGGGGAACTGGTGGACGCGCCCCAGCCATTCGAGGATTTCCTCCTCCTGCTCGGCCGTATGCAGCAGGGTGTAGATTTCGGTGCGGTTGCAGGTGGACAGGATGGCCGCTTCCTCGACCCCCGTTGCGATCAGCATGTCGCGCAGCGCCTGCTCCAGGGTTTCACCGGAAAACACCATGCGCTCGCGCACCGCGACGGGTGCGCTGCGATGGTTGATCCCTAGGGTGAACAGAGACATGGGCGTAATTCTAAGACGCGCGGCCAGGTAAACAGTAAATTTTCGGCGATGGCCCTTTGGAATACAAGCTGAGGGCGAGGCACGGTTGATTGTTAGAAGCAGGGCGGGGGGTTATTAGTTCCCGATATCCCGGGGACAGCCCGGCCTGATTCAAGGTATAGTGAGAAAATGAATTTCTTAGGGATGATCGCATGCGATTCCGTGCGCTGATCGCGATTCTCGGCCTGACCGGGCTGGTCGGCGGCTGTGCCACCACGCCCACTCCCCCCACCACGATGCCGCCGTCCGCGGAGACCGCCGCGCCCGCCGAGGTGGTGCGCTCGGATCAGCGTGCCGATGTTTTGTACAACATCCTGGCCGGCGAAATGGCCGGTCAGACGGGGCAGATCGATCAGGCGCTGGAGTATTACCTCAAGGCGGCCGACTCCAGCGGTGATCCGGTGCTGGCCGAACGCGCCACGCGCATCGCGATCTTCGCCCGGCACGAACAGGAGGCGCTGCGGGCCGCCCGGCGCTGGGCCGAGTTGGCGCCGGACAATCTGCAGGCGCAGCAGACGGTGGCCGTATTGCTGGTGCGGACGGGCAAGACCCACGAGGCGCTGTCCTGGTTCGAAAAAATCCTCAACACGCCGGGGCAGTCCGAAAAGGACGGTTATGCCCTGATCTACGAACTGCTGAGCAACGAAAAGGACAGTGCCAACGCATCGGTGGCCGCCACCGAGCTCGCGGCGGCGCATCCCAAATCCGCCTACGCACAGCTCATGGCGGCGCGGGTGCAACTGGACGCCGGCGCGGACCAGGATGCCCTGAAGCACGTGCAGGCGGCGCTCGACCTGAAGCCGGACCTGCTCGATGCCCTCATCCTGCGCGCCCGGATCTACGTCGAGCTGGGACAGGTCGATCGCGGCATCCGCGAACTCAAGGCGCTGGTCCAGCGCCATCCCCGCGATTTTCACGTGCGGGTGAGCTACGCGCGGGTGCTGCTGTCCGCCAAGCGGTATACCGCGGCGGAGCGGGAGTTCGCCGAGGCGCTGAAGATGCGTCCCAAGGACGGCAACCTGCTGCTGACGCTCGGGCTGTTGAACATGGAGCGCAAGCATTACAAGTTGGCCGAGGGCTATCTCAAGCGTCTGGTGCGCGTGGGCGACAGCCACGTTACCGTCGCGACCTATTATCTGGGACGCATCGCCGAAAAGCAGGGTAAAGCAGAACAGGCCATCGCCTATTACTACAAGGTGGTGGACGGCAAGTACTTCCTGGACGCGCAGCTGCGCATCGCGGGGCTGCTGGCCAAGCTCGGGCGCATCGAGCAGGCCCGCGCCACCCTGGCACGGCTGCGCTCGCTGAGCGCCAATTCCGAGATCCAGGTCCGCCTGTATCTCGCGGAGGGCCAGTTGCTGCGCGAGGCAGGCGACTATCAGGCCGGCATGGAGCTGTTCGACGAGGCGCTCAGGCAGTTTCCCGACAACAACGATCTGCTGTATGCGCGTGCGCTGATGGCGGAAAAACTGGGGCGCATCGACTGGCTGGAACGCGACCTGCGCAGCATCCTCAAGCGCGAGCCCGACAACGCCACCGCTCTGAATGCACTGGGCTACACCCTGGCCGACCGTACCGACCGCTACCGGGAGGCGTACAAGTACATCAGCCGTGCTCTGGAACTGCGCCCCAACGACCCGGCCATTCTCGACAGCATGGGCTGGGTGCAGTACCGGCTCGGACACCTCGAAAAAGCGGAAAAGGACCTGCGCAAGGCCTACGGCATGTTCGACAATCCC
It includes:
- a CDS encoding type IV pilus twitching motility protein PilT, with protein sequence MKEIDNILTSLIERRGSDLHVIAGDPLRARIYGELTVIDDTPLSNDKVTEFLNEIIPPHSRAIFEREDGADFAYEIENVSRFRVNAFRQINGLGAVFRAIPTRSSTLSELNLPPVLTSLCTHKQGMVLVTGKTGSGKSTTLAAMVNEINENRSGHIITIEDPIEFVHPRKRCLISQRQLGLHTKSFANALRSALREDPDVILVGEMRDLDTISLAVTAAETGILVMGTLHTNRAPTTVDRIINTFPANKQSQVRAMLSTSLRGIVSQQLVRKADGQGRAAAVEVLINTPAVANLIREGKSEQLESIMQSSALQGMVTMDSALRRLLDSSQISEEEAYLQAIDKSSFRKPAGYSTSGEPAPSFD
- a CDS encoding PilT/PilU family type 4a pilus ATPase: MARIDAFLKLGREQGCSDLHLAVGVPPMLRMNGDILPIKFRDLGERELEMYVQEILTPAQKARLKEGEDLDFSYIANDIGRFRTNVFRKLGGIGATFRHIPSHIKPLNELGLPPVVTRLADHHQGMVLVTGSTGTGKSTTLASIIDHLNDSRSLNIISLEDPIEFVHKSKKSQVIQREVGTHVDTFANGIRSAMREDPDVILVGEMRDSDSIRMAMVAAETGHLVLGTMHTTSATKSLDRIIDSLPPEEREQGKTFLSQNLHGVITQVLVKTPDGRARKAIVEVMVMTRAISKMIMTDKTHQIPSQLQTGREQGMQLMDQALLEAIENKEIDPDAAYHFATDKKQFQRYVTDTNLLPQVSLAGSSK
- a CDS encoding HEAT repeat domain-containing protein, with the protein product MSLIRNIQVDRLLGKLLAPGQLQSVGNQDVDKLRRWAESSVPRLIDALAQASGEEAEQIIALLARMLDHKTVHPIATGLANPNPTVVNRIVEVLQRRPSAYNPNELVPLFSESSVSKSGLIKALSASGKTLDKNNLLKQAYTLEANDRKALFNLISEIVDESMIPELLNRLSGTDQSIRVNIVRLLARFNTPQVRTALQGLLSDKNPLVKQAALDTLSGMDLTMDVSQLAKLMRDADINVQNKAVDAMIKLRDPQTIKYLVPLLKDESEYVRRGAVEVLNEIGSARDVKDLLESARDADWWVRARAADALAKIGGKRVVEAVVELIRDKDEYIRRSAIEILNATRDERSLSYLLRALDDEDWWVRERAVDALAAIGNKAAVPSLVQMLKKDQEAAPVVLRALATLGDEKIIPAVIDQLKQPVPNIQIEAVYTLKEITDSRNMEKVITALSKHTRKAEEEVQDAADQVIRDLEKHFNKTEFQDRPLGSAEAQPKLQPDAGLVSTYRKASEETPDNKLLDVSRLREGDLIDNRYRYIQQVGKGAFGTVLLVEDTMVREQLVLKILHPAMAADQDMIKRFTRELRFARRITHPNVIRIHDFTTAAGLFALSMEYFPSHALGQEMAEKKPLPIERALKIAKDIADGMSAAHAQGVIHRDLKPNNVLINDKEEVKVVDFGIAAAHDVGDTRLTKTGIVVGTPRYMAPEQVLGKPVDAQSDIYSLGCILYEMLSGHSPYDGEDNMSLMYQHVQGKAQPLHEVNPEVSRTLSAVVAKMMAVDKTKRYQNMEQVSQTLSTLLH
- the prmC gene encoding peptide chain release factor N(5)-glutamine methyltransferase; the encoded protein is MSDDSPTVSELLKAATARLATSPSPRLDAEVLLAHALLHPRSWLIAWPEFRPDAEQLADFESLLARRAAGEPVAYLTGQREFWSLDLAVSPDVLIPRPDTELLVEAALAHLPAGSPLKIADLGTGSGAVALALAHERPTGLLIAIDRSAGAIRQACTNARRLEIRNVLFIQTAWLAPVAAHSLDLIVANPPYIAAHDPHLEQGDLRYEPRDALISGPEGLDDLTCIAGQAATCLKPGGWLLLEHGQDQGGAVRALLTSRGYRHVDTLTDLEDRGRVTLGQAS
- the prfA gene encoding peptide chain release factor 1 — protein: MKASLEQKLAALCERHAEIAALLADPDVIGDSDRFRALSKEYSQLEPVVTGYRQYQQTVEAIAHAREMLGESEAELRELAREELEEANSRLETQEHTLQLLLIPRDPHDEGNVFLEIRAGTGGDEAALFAGDLYRMYARYAERLGWQTEVLSEHEGEHGGYKEIVVRIKGQGAYSRLKFESGAHRVQRVPETESQGRIHTSAATVAVLPEVEEIESVDINPADLRVDTYRASGAGGQHVNRTDSAVRLTHLPSGIVVECQDERSQHKNRARAMSLLASRLLEQERAQQRQAQASTRKDLVGSGDRSERIRTYNFPQGRVTDHRINLTLYKLDEVMAGDLDPVIDPLIQEYQADLLAELGE
- the hemA gene encoding glutamyl-tRNA reductase, with amino-acid sequence MSLFTLGINHRSAPVAVRERMVFSGETLEQALRDMLIATGVEEAAILSTCNRTEIYTLLHTAEQEEEILEWLGRVHQFPMADFLPYMYRHLDQEAVRHTLRVASGLDSMVLGEPQILGQLKDAYRSAHHAGTLGRQLGRLFQHAFAAAKQVRTETAIGASPVSVAFAAVNLAKQIFADLREQTALMIGAGETIELAARHLHGQGIGRLIIANRSIERAQVLAEGLEGEGIALTDIAERLPEADIVISSTASPLPVLGKGAVERALKIRKHRPMLMVDIAVPRDIEPEVNELQDVYLYSVDDLESVIESNQRSRQEAAHQAEEIIDIQVEEFMGWLRVQDAVHTIRDYREHAHAVQNEVLEKAQRMLAQHKDPQAALEYLAHTLTNKLLHNPTQALNMAAREGRDELLDAAQVLLGISDGPDDADKP
- a CDS encoding tetratricopeptide repeat protein, producing the protein MRFRALIAILGLTGLVGGCATTPTPPTTMPPSAETAAPAEVVRSDQRADVLYNILAGEMAGQTGQIDQALEYYLKAADSSGDPVLAERATRIAIFARHEQEALRAARRWAELAPDNLQAQQTVAVLLVRTGKTHEALSWFEKILNTPGQSEKDGYALIYELLSNEKDSANASVAATELAAAHPKSAYAQLMAARVQLDAGADQDALKHVQAALDLKPDLLDALILRARIYVELGQVDRGIRELKALVQRHPRDFHVRVSYARVLLSAKRYTAAEREFAEALKMRPKDGNLLLTLGLLNMERKHYKLAEGYLKRLVRVGDSHVTVATYYLGRIAEKQGKAEQAIAYYYKVVDGKYFLDAQLRIAGLLAKLGRIEQARATLARLRSLSANSEIQVRLYLAEGQLLREAGDYQAGMELFDEALRQFPDNNDLLYARALMAEKLGRIDWLERDLRSILKREPDNATALNALGYTLADRTDRYREAYKYISRALELRPNDPAILDSMGWVQYRLGHLEKAEKDLRKAYGMFDNPEVAAHLVEVLHAQGKRTEARKLLNQALAKTPDDHDLRRLKKALGL